One genomic region from Candidatus Caldarchaeum subterraneum encodes:
- a CDS encoding DNA topoisomerase VI subunit B: MVMVETSVERGENIVYRAISPSEFFYKNRDIAGFSSPARSLYMSIRELVENSLDAAEMGRILPEVLIELGEEDSERGVYRLRVVDNGVGVPGDKIPSAFATVLYGSKYGFKQSRGTFGLGGTMALLYGQITTNKPAKIMSSTDGKTLHIYELMIDVVENRPRIISSEKKPSPGGWRGTSVEFSLEADYPGARAKILDYIKHTAIVNPHASLTFIDSKGRLYHYPRMVEKVPEPPRETLPHPVGVDVEMMSRMLLETKARNLLTFLTTSFQKIGPKTAKEVLELAGLKPETSPRKLSHEQVTALVDAFKRYDKFRPPDPTPLSPVGKDFLEAGIRRIFNPDFVYVVQREPSSYSGHPFIVEAAVAYGGTIPVTETIMLFRFANKIPLLYDERADVAWKVVEEKIDWSNYKVPKPAPLAVFTSICSTKVPYKTVGKEAIADRPEIERELTMALRECGRNLKLYLSRIEKREAAAKRLSLYTKYLPMIAEFAAKTAGTSKPNIKPLLKKLGITETTAAEKYAE; the protein is encoded by the coding sequence TTGGTTATGGTCGAGACCTCCGTTGAGCGTGGGGAAAACATCGTGTATAGGGCGATTTCTCCCAGCGAGTTTTTCTACAAGAACAGGGATATCGCGGGGTTCAGCAGCCCTGCGAGAAGCCTTTACATGAGCATACGCGAGCTTGTTGAGAACTCTCTTGACGCGGCTGAGATGGGCCGTATTCTGCCCGAGGTTTTGATTGAGCTTGGTGAGGAGGATTCGGAGAGGGGTGTGTATAGGCTGAGGGTTGTGGACAACGGCGTGGGCGTGCCGGGGGACAAGATTCCGTCGGCTTTTGCGACGGTGCTCTACGGCAGCAAATACGGGTTCAAGCAGTCGCGTGGAACCTTCGGCCTCGGCGGAACCATGGCCCTGCTATATGGACAGATAACCACCAACAAGCCCGCGAAAATAATGTCCAGCACCGACGGCAAAACCCTCCACATCTACGAGCTTATGATAGACGTTGTGGAGAACAGGCCACGGATAATAAGCTCCGAGAAAAAGCCTAGCCCCGGTGGCTGGCGGGGAACCTCTGTCGAGTTCAGCCTAGAAGCGGATTATCCGGGGGCGAGGGCGAAAATCCTCGACTACATCAAGCACACGGCCATCGTCAACCCACATGCATCCCTCACATTCATCGACAGCAAAGGCCGTCTCTACCATTATCCACGCATGGTTGAGAAGGTGCCTGAGCCGCCGCGGGAAACGCTTCCACATCCCGTGGGAGTAGATGTTGAGATGATGTCGCGGATGCTTTTGGAGACCAAGGCCCGGAACCTGCTCACCTTCCTCACAACAAGTTTCCAGAAAATTGGGCCCAAAACTGCTAAAGAAGTTCTTGAGCTGGCTGGGCTGAAGCCCGAGACCAGCCCGAGGAAACTGAGCCATGAACAGGTCACAGCCTTGGTCGACGCATTCAAGCGCTACGACAAGTTTAGGCCACCCGACCCCACTCCGCTAAGCCCCGTTGGAAAAGACTTCCTCGAAGCAGGCATCAGGCGAATCTTCAACCCCGACTTCGTATACGTTGTGCAGCGTGAGCCATCATCATACAGCGGCCACCCCTTCATAGTCGAGGCGGCCGTCGCATACGGCGGCACCATACCCGTAACAGAGACCATCATGCTTTTCCGATTTGCCAACAAGATTCCCCTCCTATATGATGAGAGAGCTGATGTGGCGTGGAAGGTTGTTGAGGAGAAGATTGACTGGTCGAACTATAAGGTGCCTAAGCCCGCTCCTCTCGCGGTGTTCACAAGCATCTGCTCCACCAAGGTTCCCTACAAAACCGTCGGAAAAGAAGCCATAGCCGACAGGCCCGAGATAGAGCGGGAGCTCACCATGGCTCTCCGCGAATGCGGCCGCAACCTCAAACTCTACCTCTCACGCATAGAGAAGCGAGAGGCCGCCGCCAAACGCCTCAGCCTCTACACAAAATACCTACCCATGATAGCCGAGTTCGCAGCCAAAACCGCCGGCACATCCAAACCCAACATCAAACCACTCCTCAAAAAACTCGGCATAACCGAGACAACAGCCGCTGAAAAATATGCTGAATGA
- a CDS encoding 6-phosphogluconate dehydrogenase has translation MSGEVGLIGLGVMGENLARNIASKGYGVTVYNRTREKTERLVESVKNILDIRPSYSLAELVSKLEKPRIIILMVEAGKAVDSVLEELVPLLSPGDVVCDCGNSFFRDTERRQKTAAEKGVLLMGVGVSGGEEGALKGPSIMVGGPFEGYHATEKLWKAIAAKADGEPCAGYMGSGGAGHFVKMVHNGIEYALLQLIAETYDIMSRGLGKSAAEIGEIFRKWSKGLLSSYLLEIAADALMVKDEETGLPLVELVLDKAGQKGTGRWTVQTAAELGVPTPSIDAAVAARNISAFKELRQRVAEKTGPLTSRINAANVVEMLHDAYLCSAIVSYIQGFALISHGSKTYGYGTVLEDVAKVWRNGCIIRAALLKNFSDAFREGAEDESLLLTNTIHQLIQTRVEPWKQTLAHTHLAGIPTPVHDASLNYYLSIASAKLPANIIQALRDRFGSHTYQRIDKPGTYHSNWKP, from the coding sequence TTGAGCGGGGAAGTCGGCCTCATAGGCCTAGGGGTGATGGGTGAGAACCTCGCACGCAACATAGCCTCCAAAGGATACGGTGTGACTGTTTACAACAGGACGAGAGAGAAGACCGAGAGACTGGTTGAATCGGTGAAGAACATTCTGGACATTAGGCCGTCTTATAGCTTGGCCGAGCTCGTGTCCAAGCTGGAGAAACCACGCATTATTATCCTCATGGTTGAGGCGGGGAAAGCGGTTGACAGTGTTTTGGAGGAGCTTGTTCCGTTGCTCAGCCCGGGTGACGTTGTATGTGACTGCGGCAACTCCTTCTTCAGGGACACGGAGCGTCGTCAAAAGACCGCCGCCGAGAAGGGTGTGCTGTTGATGGGTGTGGGCGTCAGCGGAGGTGAAGAAGGGGCGCTCAAGGGCCCCTCGATAATGGTCGGTGGACCGTTTGAAGGATACCATGCCACCGAGAAGCTCTGGAAAGCAATAGCCGCGAAAGCAGACGGCGAGCCATGCGCAGGCTACATGGGCTCAGGAGGAGCGGGGCACTTTGTCAAAATGGTTCACAACGGCATAGAATACGCCCTTCTCCAGCTCATAGCAGAGACATACGACATCATGAGCAGAGGCCTAGGCAAATCAGCCGCCGAAATAGGCGAAATCTTCAGGAAATGGAGCAAGGGTCTTCTTTCCTCCTATCTGCTCGAGATAGCCGCTGATGCGTTAATGGTCAAGGATGAGGAGACGGGTCTTCCACTTGTAGAGCTTGTTCTCGACAAGGCTGGGCAGAAGGGGACGGGGCGATGGACTGTGCAGACCGCGGCTGAGCTAGGGGTGCCGACGCCATCAATTGATGCGGCTGTTGCGGCGCGGAACATCTCAGCATTCAAAGAGCTGCGGCAACGTGTCGCAGAGAAAACCGGGCCCCTGACAAGCAGGATAAACGCCGCCAACGTGGTGGAGATGCTTCACGACGCATATCTCTGCTCAGCCATAGTCAGCTACATCCAAGGCTTCGCGCTCATCAGCCACGGCTCCAAAACATACGGCTACGGAACAGTGCTCGAAGACGTCGCCAAGGTCTGGAGAAACGGCTGCATCATAAGAGCTGCGCTTCTCAAAAACTTCAGTGACGCCTTCAGAGAAGGAGCAGAAGACGAGTCACTGCTACTCACCAACACAATACACCAACTCATACAAACACGAGTCGAGCCATGGAAACAAACACTCGCACACACCCATCTCGCAGGCATCCCCACACCCGTCCACGACGCCTCACTCAACTACTACCTATCAATAGCCTCCGCAAAACTCCCCGCCAACATCATCCAAGCACTCCGCGACAGATTCGGCAGCCACACCTACCAAAGAATAGACAAACCAGGCACCTACCACAGCAACTGGAAACCATAA
- a CDS encoding DNA topoisomerase I — protein MVKWRTLVHNGVALPPPYQPKGLSIKIRGETVKLDPLQEEMAYAWALKKDTPYVQDPVFQKNFLTDFLKTFNGRFQDVTINEIDFSEVYEYVERERQLKADKEYRKKISAERKRLREELKARYGWAEMDGKRFEIANWMVEPPGIFMGRGNHPLRGRWKPRVYEEDITLNLGEDAPVPPGNWGQIVHDHDSMWLARWDDKLTGKEKYVWLSDTADIKQKRDKSKYDKAEMLESHIDRVREKIFKGLRSKEPKMREIALACYLIDRLAMRVGDEKDPDEADTVGATTLRVEHVKLLEDRIEFDFLGKDSVRWQKSIDLRKEPPEVRQVFEELLEGKKEGDQIFQNINSRHVNRFLGKIVKGLTAKVFRTYIATKIVKDFLAAIPREKVTSQERFIYYAKLANLKAAEALNHKRAPPKNWEQSIQKKEERVKKLMQQLREAESEKKKARIAERLEKAELNLDLAVKVRDYNLATSLRNYIDPRVYKAWGRYTGYEWRKIYTASLLRKFKWVEKASVKHVLQYFAEKLAKDVDKGMQVKAAV, from the coding sequence ATGGTTAAGTGGCGGACTCTCGTTCACAACGGTGTGGCTCTTCCTCCCCCCTACCAGCCCAAGGGCTTGTCGATAAAGATTCGCGGAGAAACCGTCAAGCTGGACCCGTTGCAGGAGGAGATGGCCTATGCATGGGCCCTCAAGAAAGACACACCCTATGTCCAAGACCCTGTTTTCCAGAAAAACTTTCTCACCGATTTTCTCAAAACATTCAACGGCCGCTTCCAAGACGTCACCATAAATGAGATAGATTTTTCGGAGGTTTACGAGTATGTGGAGAGGGAGAGGCAGCTTAAGGCGGATAAGGAGTATCGGAAGAAGATTTCGGCTGAGAGGAAGAGGCTGCGGGAGGAGCTCAAGGCGAGGTATGGATGGGCTGAGATGGATGGTAAACGGTTTGAGATAGCGAACTGGATGGTTGAGCCGCCTGGCATATTCATGGGCCGTGGAAACCATCCACTGAGAGGCCGCTGGAAGCCACGTGTCTACGAGGAGGATATTACGCTGAACCTCGGTGAGGATGCGCCTGTTCCTCCGGGTAACTGGGGCCAGATTGTTCATGACCATGACTCTATGTGGCTGGCGCGGTGGGATGACAAGCTCACGGGGAAGGAGAAGTATGTCTGGCTCAGCGACACGGCCGACATCAAGCAGAAGAGGGACAAATCCAAGTATGACAAGGCAGAGATGCTTGAGAGTCACATCGACAGGGTGCGGGAGAAGATTTTCAAGGGGCTGCGGTCCAAGGAGCCGAAGATGCGTGAAATCGCTCTCGCATGCTACTTGATTGACAGGCTTGCGATGAGGGTTGGAGACGAGAAGGACCCCGATGAAGCGGACACCGTCGGCGCAACCACACTTAGAGTTGAGCATGTAAAACTACTCGAAGACAGGATAGAGTTCGATTTCCTCGGCAAAGACAGCGTGAGGTGGCAGAAGTCTATTGACCTCAGAAAGGAGCCACCAGAGGTTCGTCAAGTGTTTGAAGAGCTTCTCGAGGGCAAGAAGGAGGGTGACCAGATTTTCCAGAACATCAACAGCAGACATGTCAACCGTTTCCTCGGAAAAATCGTGAAAGGACTCACGGCCAAAGTCTTCAGAACATACATAGCCACAAAGATTGTGAAAGATTTTCTAGCGGCAATTCCGCGGGAGAAGGTTACTTCACAGGAGAGGTTCATCTACTATGCTAAGCTCGCCAACCTGAAGGCTGCTGAGGCCCTTAACCATAAGAGGGCTCCGCCGAAGAACTGGGAGCAGTCTATTCAGAAGAAGGAGGAGCGGGTGAAGAAGCTGATGCAGCAGCTTAGGGAGGCGGAGTCGGAGAAGAAGAAGGCGCGGATAGCCGAGCGCCTTGAGAAAGCCGAGCTCAACCTCGACCTCGCCGTAAAGGTGCGTGACTACAACCTCGCCACCTCACTCCGCAACTACATCGACCCCCGCGTCTACAAAGCATGGGGCAGATACACGGGCTATGAGTGGAGAAAAATCTACACAGCCAGTCTGCTCCGAAAATTCAAGTGGGTCGAGAAAGCATCGGTCAAACATGTTTTACAGTATTTTGCGGAGAAGCTGGCGAAGGATGTGGATAAAGGTATGCAAGTGAAGGCGGCTGTGTAG
- a CDS encoding transcriptional regulator, ArsR family yields the protein MTIATILSEDFYNTLAEFCKAQAHPKRLMILHILAEGEKSVGELVEQLAIKQSTVSQHLAFMKRTGVVKSRRVGNTVFYSLTDPRIAEACSIISQVVRERLTTKK from the coding sequence TTGACAATCGCGACAATTCTCTCAGAAGACTTCTACAACACCTTGGCCGAGTTCTGCAAAGCTCAAGCACATCCGAAAAGATTGATGATTCTACACATCCTCGCCGAAGGAGAGAAATCAGTTGGCGAACTCGTCGAACAGCTTGCCATCAAGCAGTCGACCGTCTCCCAGCATCTCGCCTTCATGAAACGCACAGGAGTCGTCAAAAGCCGCCGCGTCGGCAACACAGTCTTCTACAGCCTCACAGACCCACGAATAGCAGAAGCATGCAGCATAATCTCACAGGTTGTGCGAGAAAGGTTAACAACAAAGAAATAA
- a CDS encoding AAA family ATPase codes for MLFDLKPKERLKDLFGRESEYSELVRLVENGSWVAVLGKRMTGKTSLVKTLARERAGVYVNLLGARGLDSVMARILSASGLRLEELALTLGPVNVKWSNVAANVLEKIGDKPLVLDEVQDVASVHFLKILKNVWDTYGRLRLVFTGSYIGLMRNILEPSAGSPLYGRRPAVITLNPFSKEKSIEFLRKGFKQAGFTTQENELNEVVEQLNGYVGWLTYYGHFRCIQRKDHREALDSTLREGEKIILAELRNFLRNRKREHYIRVLKMVRYGARWSEIKAETGLNSKILADILKALRSAMLVDEEDGVYRISDLVTRRAVGRLRL; via the coding sequence TTGCTATTCGACCTCAAACCCAAGGAGAGGCTAAAAGACCTCTTTGGGAGGGAGAGTGAATATTCTGAGCTTGTGAGGCTTGTTGAGAATGGTTCGTGGGTGGCTGTTTTGGGTAAGAGGATGACGGGAAAAACCTCTCTTGTGAAAACCTTGGCCCGTGAAAGGGCAGGCGTTTATGTTAATTTGTTGGGCGCCCGTGGCTTAGATTCTGTTATGGCGAGAATTTTGTCTGCTTCTGGGCTGCGGCTTGAGGAACTGGCTCTGACCCTGGGCCCTGTAAATGTTAAGTGGTCTAACGTTGCTGCTAACGTGTTGGAGAAGATAGGCGATAAACCGCTTGTGCTTGATGAGGTTCAGGATGTGGCCTCTGTACATTTCCTCAAAATCTTGAAGAATGTATGGGATACGTATGGACGTCTCAGACTGGTTTTCACAGGCTCCTATATAGGATTGATGCGTAACATACTCGAGCCGAGCGCCGGCTCGCCTCTCTACGGCAGAAGACCCGCAGTCATTACCTTGAATCCCTTCTCTAAAGAAAAGTCCATCGAGTTTTTGAGAAAGGGTTTCAAACAAGCCGGTTTCACGACGCAGGAAAACGAGTTGAATGAGGTGGTGGAGCAGCTTAACGGTTACGTTGGCTGGCTCACCTACTATGGTCACTTCAGATGCATACAGCGTAAAGACCATCGCGAGGCCCTTGATTCAACACTCCGCGAAGGTGAGAAAATAATTCTCGCGGAGCTGCGAAACTTTCTCAGAAACAGAAAAAGAGAACACTACATTCGTGTTTTGAAGATGGTTCGCTATGGTGCCAGATGGAGTGAAATCAAGGCGGAAACCGGGCTTAACAGCAAAATCCTCGCCGACATACTCAAAGCTCTCAGGTCAGCTATGCTTGTGGATGAGGAGGATGGTGTCTACAGGATATCTGATTTAGTGACCAGAAGAGCTGTTGGCAGACTTCGTCTTTAG
- a CDS encoding 2-isopropylmalate synthase encodes MAWRDFLDFRLPERVLVFDTTLRDGEQTAGAALRPADKVRLAEALADLGVDVIEAGFPPVSLGESSAIKEITGMGLGAKVCVLSRCEKADIDAAAKVEPEWIHVFIATSDIHLQHKLRLTREQAYEKAVSAVEYAKSYGFTVHFSAEDATRTELPFLLRVFKAVEEAGAHSVDIPDTVGTAIPLAMKKIVTEVRNTVKIPVAVHCHDDFGLAVANSLAGVEAGAEIVHATVNGIGERAGNASLEEIVAALRFLYGVETGIKFEKIFRVSRLVERLMGITVPKNKAIVGDNAFAHESGIHVHGVLGNPRTYEPVMPEVFGRRRRIVFGKHSGIHGLEAFLREYGFTVDREKMSQILRRIKEFADSGGKVSEEIVLNYAEEVYGRRSQQRSYVKNLFLMLAGNVFKAQVDLMVAGELVTGDGEGASAVEAALNAVTNAAQRITDFQIIDYKIHAPFAGGQSSEAEVVLASGGVEFVGRGIGPDPSLAVVSAFTSAVHQLLFEQRRLETE; translated from the coding sequence ATGGCTTGGCGTGATTTTCTAGACTTTAGGCTGCCGGAGAGGGTTTTGGTCTTTGACACGACGCTTCGCGACGGTGAGCAGACTGCTGGAGCTGCTTTGAGGCCTGCTGACAAGGTTAGGCTGGCTGAGGCTTTGGCTGACCTTGGTGTCGACGTTATCGAGGCAGGGTTTCCGCCTGTTTCCCTCGGCGAGTCATCGGCCATCAAGGAGATAACGGGCATGGGTCTCGGCGCCAAGGTCTGTGTCCTGTCGCGCTGCGAGAAAGCCGACATAGACGCCGCCGCCAAGGTGGAGCCCGAGTGGATACACGTCTTCATAGCCACATCCGACATCCACCTCCAGCACAAGCTCCGCCTCACCCGCGAACAAGCATACGAGAAAGCCGTCTCAGCCGTGGAATACGCCAAATCATACGGCTTCACCGTCCACTTCTCAGCCGAAGACGCGACACGCACAGAGCTGCCTTTTCTGCTACGGGTCTTCAAAGCCGTTGAAGAAGCAGGCGCCCACAGCGTAGACATCCCCGACACAGTCGGCACAGCCATCCCACTCGCCATGAAAAAGATAGTTACCGAGGTAAGGAACACGGTCAAAATCCCTGTCGCTGTCCACTGCCACGACGACTTCGGCCTCGCGGTCGCAAACTCGTTGGCCGGTGTGGAGGCGGGTGCCGAGATTGTTCACGCGACCGTCAACGGCATAGGCGAGAGAGCTGGAAACGCGAGCTTGGAGGAGATTGTAGCCGCTCTCAGGTTTCTCTACGGCGTCGAAACAGGGATAAAGTTTGAAAAAATTTTCAGAGTATCAAGGCTTGTTGAGAGGCTCATGGGCATAACTGTGCCGAAGAACAAGGCGATAGTCGGCGACAACGCATTTGCACACGAAAGCGGAATACATGTACACGGTGTCCTCGGCAACCCCCGCACCTATGAACCCGTGATGCCAGAGGTCTTCGGCAGACGACGCAGAATAGTTTTCGGCAAACACTCGGGAATCCACGGGCTCGAGGCCTTCCTCAGAGAATATGGCTTCACCGTCGACCGGGAGAAGATGTCGCAGATACTTAGACGAATAAAGGAGTTCGCGGACTCCGGTGGAAAGGTTTCGGAGGAGATTGTGCTCAACTATGCGGAGGAGGTTTACGGCCGGCGGAGCCAGCAGCGCTCCTACGTCAAAAACCTGTTTCTAATGCTGGCTGGAAACGTTTTCAAGGCTCAGGTTGATTTAATGGTTGCAGGCGAGCTTGTCACGGGCGACGGTGAGGGAGCGTCAGCCGTAGAAGCGGCGTTAAATGCCGTCACAAACGCGGCCCAGCGAATCACCGACTTCCAGATAATCGACTACAAGATACATGCCCCGTTCGCCGGCGGCCAGAGCTCCGAGGCAGAGGTCGTCCTCGCATCTGGAGGCGTTGAGTTTGTTGGCCGAGGAATAGGACCCGACCCTTCGCTGGCTGTTGTCTCTGCTTTCACGAGCGCGGTTCACCAACTCTTGTTTGAACAGAGGAGGCTGGAGACAGAATGA
- a CDS encoding conserved hypothetical protein (SirA family protein), whose translation MSQSVRRVIDSRGSFCPGPLTDLFKAYREAKNGDVLELLATDPAAKSDVQAWARKTGNVIEQIVEEQGYIRIVVRVTAKGG comes from the coding sequence ATGTCCCAGTCCGTTCGGAGAGTGATTGATTCGCGGGGCAGCTTCTGCCCAGGGCCCTTGACAGACCTTTTCAAAGCCTACCGCGAGGCCAAGAACGGTGACGTTCTCGAGCTGCTGGCCACGGACCCGGCTGCGAAGTCGGATGTTCAGGCATGGGCCCGCAAAACAGGCAACGTCATCGAGCAGATTGTCGAGGAGCAGGGCTACATCAGGATTGTTGTGCGTGTTACGGCGAAAGGTGGATAA
- a CDS encoding acetolactate synthase I/II/III large subunit: protein MRAADALVKMMEKKGVEYVFGIPGGANMPFYDALRDSDIKSILMRHEQQAAHAAEGYGRVKRRPGICSGTSGPGATNLITGLVDAYMDSSPVVAITGQVVRSFMGTDAFQEADIVGLVLPHIKYAVTVKDPHRVLQEFVNAYHIAAHHRPGPTLLDLPRDVFMEEVEENYDIQPEPLFNRPLPEPDIESIKQAAKLIAEAEKPVLLVGGGAVYSMAGKEILELAEHIAAPIVTTTMGKGAVPEDHPLVLGVVGMHGRVEADLAIVESDLVICIGSRLSDRAIGPAKEFEKNRKTIHIDIDASEFGKNVRPTVSLPGDARKVLAELVEYTKAIVARRPECQLAKKLREIGEAYEEYMMAMDDGRVLHSWKVVSLLTDAVPPDTIVSTGVGQHQMWAQLFWKNRTPGTWLTSGGLGTMGFGLPAAFGAKAAAPDRIVMNLDGDGSFLMTCQTLACVADYDLPVITVIFDNRSLGMVKQWQDMFYNKRYKDVEYNDRTDLVKLSEAFGVEAVRVESYDELLKVVMRAVRTNSALTVDVPVDTGELVFPMVPPGRWLEDVKLPPGFDLSQRMVAAGRMST from the coding sequence ATGAGGGCAGCCGATGCATTAGTTAAGATGATGGAGAAAAAAGGTGTAGAGTATGTCTTCGGCATACCCGGCGGAGCCAACATGCCCTTCTACGACGCCCTACGCGACTCCGACATCAAGAGTATCTTGATGAGACACGAGCAGCAGGCAGCCCACGCGGCGGAGGGCTATGGACGTGTCAAGCGGAGACCCGGAATATGCAGCGGAACATCCGGGCCCGGGGCCACTAACCTGATAACAGGCCTCGTCGACGCCTACATGGACAGCTCACCCGTCGTCGCGATAACAGGACAAGTGGTGCGCTCCTTCATGGGCACCGACGCCTTCCAAGAAGCAGACATCGTCGGCCTAGTCCTCCCACACATCAAATACGCCGTCACCGTCAAAGACCCGCATAGAGTTCTCCAAGAATTCGTCAACGCCTACCACATCGCCGCGCATCACCGACCCGGCCCAACACTACTCGACCTCCCACGCGACGTCTTCATGGAAGAGGTGGAGGAAAACTATGACATCCAGCCCGAGCCGCTTTTCAACAGACCTCTCCCCGAGCCAGACATCGAGTCCATCAAGCAGGCGGCGAAGCTGATAGCGGAGGCGGAGAAGCCTGTGCTGCTTGTGGGAGGCGGCGCGGTTTACAGCATGGCTGGAAAAGAAATTCTGGAGCTGGCTGAGCATATTGCCGCGCCGATTGTTACCACGACGATGGGTAAGGGAGCGGTGCCCGAGGACCATCCGCTCGTATTGGGTGTCGTGGGAATGCATGGCAGAGTGGAGGCGGACCTAGCCATAGTCGAGTCAGACCTCGTCATATGCATCGGCTCAAGACTCTCGGACAGAGCGATAGGCCCGGCCAAAGAGTTTGAGAAAAACAGGAAAACCATCCACATAGACATCGACGCCAGCGAGTTCGGAAAAAACGTTCGCCCAACCGTTTCCCTTCCCGGAGACGCGCGGAAAGTGTTGGCGGAGCTTGTCGAATACACCAAAGCCATCGTGGCACGCAGGCCTGAGTGCCAGCTGGCGAAGAAGCTGCGGGAAATCGGTGAAGCATACGAGGAATACATGATGGCCATGGATGACGGCCGTGTGCTACATTCGTGGAAAGTTGTCTCACTGTTGACAGACGCTGTCCCGCCAGACACAATTGTCTCGACAGGGGTTGGACAGCATCAGATGTGGGCCCAGCTTTTCTGGAAAAACAGGACACCGGGAACATGGCTGACCAGCGGCGGCCTCGGGACCATGGGGTTCGGGTTGCCGGCTGCTTTCGGGGCAAAAGCAGCAGCACCCGACAGAATTGTGATGAACCTCGACGGCGACGGCAGCTTCCTCATGACCTGCCAAACCCTCGCATGCGTAGCCGATTACGACCTACCCGTGATAACCGTGATTTTCGACAACCGCTCCCTCGGCATGGTGAAGCAGTGGCAGGACATGTTCTACAACAAGCGGTACAAGGACGTCGAATACAACGACCGGACAGACCTTGTCAAGCTCTCCGAGGCGTTTGGCGTCGAGGCTGTTCGGGTTGAAAGCTATGACGAGTTGTTGAAGGTGGTGATGCGTGCTGTGAGAACAAACTCGGCCCTAACCGTTGACGTGCCTGTTGACACTGGCGAGCTTGTTTTCCCGATGGTTCCGCCGGGAAGATGGCTGGAGGATGTGAAGCTTCCGCCCGGGTTCGACCTCAGCCAGCGAATGGTCGCAGCGGGGAGAATGTCTACTTGA
- a CDS encoding FAD-dependent pyridine nucleotide-disulphide oxidoreductase, with protein MKRVAVVGGGTGGTLLANLLASKLHREIDSGKIAVTLVSDSPHHVFQPANLEIAFHGAQPQKYIRKQNTLLSRRIQFLNEGVEKINIADRHLITSSGNELDYDYLVIATGSVADPSLTPGLAEASVNFHTSPWDAAKVWQALSTFERGKVVLVIAGVPHKCPPAPTEAMFLLDEYFRKRGIRDRVELTFLTPYPHAYPAKTIADIVQPMLEERGVNIVPFFSIDHVDSAGKRVVSLEGEEVPYDLLIAVPPHRGARVAIVSEIGDKDGWIPADKHYMTVNGYDDVYAIGDATNIPISKSGVVAHIQAGIVAHNIVSSITGTDGKQKYNGRINCPLEVGGGKALFVSGTYTRPPKHMQPTRIRYLMKKSFASLYWLMLKGSLEPIFNIYFREKEENGS; from the coding sequence TTGAAGCGTGTGGCCGTGGTGGGCGGCGGAACCGGGGGAACACTGTTAGCCAATCTCCTCGCATCCAAGCTACACAGAGAAATAGACAGCGGCAAAATAGCGGTCACACTTGTCAGCGACAGCCCCCACCATGTCTTCCAGCCCGCCAACCTCGAAATAGCCTTCCACGGAGCACAACCCCAAAAATACATCAGAAAACAGAACACTCTCCTCAGCCGCCGCATCCAGTTCCTCAACGAAGGCGTGGAAAAAATAAACATCGCAGACCGCCACCTCATCACATCCTCGGGAAACGAACTCGACTACGACTACCTCGTCATAGCAACAGGCTCGGTCGCCGACCCCTCACTCACACCCGGCCTCGCAGAAGCCAGCGTAAACTTCCACACATCGCCGTGGGACGCGGCCAAGGTCTGGCAGGCTCTTTCAACATTTGAACGGGGCAAAGTCGTGCTCGTGATAGCGGGTGTCCCTCACAAGTGTCCGCCCGCACCGACAGAGGCCATGTTTCTACTCGACGAATACTTCCGCAAAAGAGGTATACGTGACCGTGTCGAACTCACCTTTCTCACGCCCTATCCACACGCCTACCCCGCGAAAACCATCGCCGACATCGTCCAGCCCATGCTCGAGGAGAGAGGAGTAAACATAGTTCCTTTCTTCAGCATCGACCACGTCGATTCGGCTGGGAAAAGGGTTGTCTCTCTGGAGGGTGAGGAGGTACCGTATGACTTGTTGATTGCCGTTCCACCTCATCGCGGCGCACGGGTGGCCATCGTTTCTGAGATTGGGGACAAGGATGGATGGATACCCGCCGACAAACACTACATGACCGTCAACGGCTACGACGATGTGTATGCGATAGGTGATGCGACAAACATACCTATATCAAAATCAGGCGTAGTGGCTCATATACAGGCTGGGATAGTGGCTCACAACATCGTTTCATCGATAACAGGCACAGATGGCAAGCAAAAGTATAACGGCCGCATCAACTGCCCCCTCGAGGTTGGAGGCGGAAAAGCGCTCTTCGTGTCAGGCACCTACACAAGGCCGCCTAAACACATGCAGCCCACCCGGATACGCTACCTGATGAAGAAAAGCTTCGCATCACTCTACTGGCTTATGCTGAAAGGCAGTCTAGAGCCCATTTTCAACATCTACTTCAGGGAGAAAGAGGAGAACGGCTCTTGA